GGGCGGCTGGGTTGGCCTGAAGGGAAAATCGTGATGATTGGAGATGACCCGATTCGGGATATCGAGCCCATGCAGGCCCTGGGCTTCCCAACTTTCCAGATCCACCCCGAGAAAAATGGCTACAAAGGCAATGAGGGAACCATTGCAGATGTGAGAAGCTGGCTGGAGACCATAAAAGGTCAACCGTACGTCGAACCACAGTTTTCCCCCGAAGCGAATCTAGCCATCATGCGCGCCACACCGGCTGTGATGGATTACTGGCTGCGTTTCCTGCCGGAAGACACCTTCCATGCCACACCTGAACTGATAGAGATTTTCTGGTATCTAGCTGATCTGGAAGCTGAGGCCTACTTACCGCAATGGCAGCAAATTGTTGCTGGCTCCACTTCTGTAATCCCCGCCCCGGATGCAAGTTCTTGGGCCATGGAAAGATCCTATAACCAAAAAGATCCCAAGGAAGCCTACCAAAAATTCTATCAGAACCGGATGGCCTCTCTGGAAATCCTCGATTCACTCCACGAAAAAGGATTGTTCGACCAGCCAGATTTGGCCCAACTGATCGCCGCCGTTTCACGCCATGACCGCATGATGCTGCGAAAATCACGCCAAGCCATAAATATATAAGATTCATTAACCTTTGTTAGAGTGGTTGGTTTCGCATCCTAAGATTGGTATAATACCATGGTCATTATCAATTAACGTTCGAAGATTATAAATCGCTGGAGGTTTATGTGAAATCTCGTAACCAATCATATATCATCTACTTAATGCTCTTCGTGGCAATAATCGTGATGGTGTTCTTTTCCTTAAATCAGCAGGCGATGGATTCCTCGGAAATTTCCTTCAATCGACTTGCTGAGGATATCAAGGCTGGCACGGTAGACACCATTACTGAAGATGATAGTTACCTGACCATCACTTACAAAAATAGTGATACTGTCAACACTTCAACAAAAGATCCCAACATGCCACTCATAGCGCAGTTGCTTGAGCTGGGTGTTACCTCCGAGCAGCTCTCGGCAGAAAATATCACCATTGATATCCTTCTGCCCAGCCCAATGCTCGAACTCTTATCTGTTGCAAGCTATATTTTGCCATTCCTGATCCTGATCGGATTGTTCTTCTTCATCTTCCGCCAGGCACAGGGCAACAACAATGCTGCAATGTCCTTTGGGAAGTCCCGGGCAAGAATGTTCTCCGGAGACCATCCCACTGTGACCTTTGATGATGTTGCCGGTGTGGATGAAGCCAAAGAAGAGCTCCAGGAAGTGGTCGAATTCCTCCGTGAACCGCAAAAATTCATTGCCCTGGGCGCTCGGATCCCCAAAGGTGTTTTGTTGATCGGTGCCCCGGGTACCGGTAAAACATTGATGGCCAAAGCCGTCTCCGGTGAGGCAGGCGTCCCCTTCTTCTCCATTTCCGGTTCCGAATTCGTTGAAATGTTCGTCGGCGTCGGCGCCAGCCGGGTCCGTGACCTGTTTGAACAGGCCAAACGGCACTCTCCGGCGATCGTTTTTGTCGATGAAATTGATGCTGTTGGCCGTCACCGTGGTGCTGGCCTGGGGGGCAGTCATGACGAACGTGAACAAACCTTGAACCAATTGCTGGTTGAAATGGACGGCTTTGACACTGACACCAACGTGATCATCATCGCCGCCACCAACCGGCCTGACATCCTTGACCCCGCCCTGCTGCGCCCTGGTCGTTTTGACCGCCAGGTCACCATGGATCGTCCTGACATCAAAGGCCGTGAGGAAATCCTCGAAGTCCATGTCAAAGGCAAACCAGTTTCACCGGATGTTGTCCTCAACGATATTGCCCGCTCAACCCCCGGTTTTGTCGGCGCTGACCTCGAGAATCTGGTAAATGAGGCCGCCATTCTTGCAGCCCGTCGGAACAAGAAGGTGATCGAACAACCTGAATTCATGGAAGCCATTGAACGTGTGATCGCCGGTCCTGAACGCAAGAGCCGCCTGATCAATGAAAGCGAAAAGAAGATCATCGCATATCACGAAGCCGGCCATGCTGTTGTAATCAATGCTTTGCCGGAAGCGGACACCGTCCAAAAAGTCTCCATCATCTCCCGTGGTCAAGCCGGTGGTTACACCATCGCCTTCCCGGAAGAAGATCGGGTACTGAAATCCCGCAAGCAAATCCTCAGTGACATGATCGGTCTGCTGGGCGGCCGGGCAGCCGAAGAAATCGTCTTCAATGACATCACTTCCGGTGCCTCCAATGACCTTGAAAGAGTGACAAAACTCGCCCGCACGATGGTCACCCGCCTGGGTATGAGCGACGAACTTGGTCCAATGGTCTATGGCAAGAAAGAAGAACTGGTCTTCCTTGGCCGTGAGATCTCCGAACAGCGGGACTACTCCGAGCAGATTGCCACTCAGATTGACACCGCCATTCAAAAGCTCATTCAGGAAGCCTATACCGAAGCGAAAGCCATTCTCACCAAGTATCGGGATGAACTGGATCAGATTGCATCGAAACTTCTTGAGGTTGAAACCCTGGATGCCAAGGAATTCCTCGCCATCTTCCCCACCCCGGTGGATAAGAACGGTGGGATCCCCGTCCAACTCTAAGACACAAACTGAAATTAAAAAAGCTGCTTCACACATGAAGCAGCTTTTTTGTTATCTGGTTTTTTATTCCTCAGCCACCAAAACCCGCCGGAGGACTTTCCCCACACCTGTCGTTGGCAGTGCTTCTCGAAATTCAATATATTTCGGTATCTTATATTGCGTCAACACAGCTCTGCAGAAAACCTTGATTTCCTCAGCCGACGCCTTTTGCCCCTCATTTAGCACAATCCAGGCTTTGGCAACCTCAGCGCCATCTTCATCCTTCACGCCAGCCACGGCGACTTCCCGGACCTTCGGATGCTGCCGGATCACGGTTTCAATCTCATTAGGCCAGACTTGAAATCCACCGACCTTGATAACGTCCTTTTTGCGATCCACCAGATAAAAATAGCCACTGTAATCCATCCGAGCGACATCACCAGTGAACAGCCAGCCTTCCCGCAAGGTTTGGGAGGTCTCAGTAGGTTTCTGGTGATAGCCCAACATCACCTGCGGGCCACGGATGATCAATTCTCCGGCTTCTCCAATTTGCAAATCCTTAGTTCCGGTCTCCAAATCCACAATCCGGCAGGTCACACCCGGCAGCGGCAGACCAATCGAGCCCTCTCGGTTCTCACCCAGGATGGGATTACAGTGCGTTGCGGTTGGCGCTTCTGAAAGACCATAGCCCTCCACCAGGTGTCCATGGGTCAGCGCTTCAAACTCACGCTTCACCTTCATTGGCAGCGTCGCAGAGCCGGAAATGCAAGCTTTGACAGAAGAGAGGTCATACTTCCCTGCCAAAACAGCCGGATAATGGTTGATCGCGGCATACAGGTTCGGCACACCCGGAAAAACGGTGGCCTTGTAAGTTTCTATCGCGCCAAGCAGCCCGTCCATATCCCGCGGGTTGGCAATCAACACCATCCGAGCTCCCAGGCGGATCGTCAGATGCATCCCCAGAACCATGCCGTAAACGTGATAGCAGGGAATGGCAACCAAAACGGTTTCCTGTCCCTCGTGGGTGTTCACCAGCCATTGGCGGAACTGGTGGACATTTGCCACCAGATTTCGGTGCAGCCCAACGGCACATTTAGGCGTACCGGTAGTGCCGCCCGAATATTGAAACACTGCCGGGTCATCCGGGCCAATCTGGACACCGGTAACTGCTTCAGGATTTTCGCTTTCCAGCACCTTGGCCCAGGAGATGTCCCCTGTCACCAAATTAACTGAAGCGTCATCCACTACAATAAACCGCTCGATCGGCGTTGCTTGCCTGAGGGGTTCCAGCTTTGGATAGGACTGGGCAGGCAGCATCAAGAAGCGAATTCCCGATTCTTCCGCCAGTTTTTGCACCTCAGAAGGCGTGTAGGCGGGGTTCAATGCCATAACGACCCCACCGGCTTTCAAAATGCCGTAATATCCGACTACAAACTCTGCTGTATTGGGCAGAAAAAGGCCCACTCGCTCCCCTTTTTGCAGGCCTTGCGCCAAGAGAACGTGAGCGAATTGGTTTGACTCCCGATCCAATTCATCGTAAGTCCATTCTTTGCCATTATGGATAATACAGGTAGAGGAGCCAAAACGCTCAACTGACTGAGTCAGCAGATCAACCAAAGTAATTTCAGGCACATCAATGGACTCAGGCACACCCTCGTCATAATGGGCCAACCAAGGACGATCATCATAGTTCATTCAAAGCCCTCCTTACCGTTAAGAGCATCCGTTCCAACATGTCCTCATGCGCGTCAAACCACTTGATGCGGGGGTCATCAGGTTTGAACCAGTTCGCCTGCCGGCGGACAAAAATCCGGGTGTTGCGCCTTATTAAAGCTACCGCCTCATCATAGGAAATTTCGCCTTGCAGATACTGGAGGATCTCTCCATACCCAATCGCTGACATTGTTGGGAGATCGGGTGCGTACCCAGCATCCTTCAAAGCGGTGACCTCTTCAACCAGCCCCGCTTTAAGCATCAGGTCA
This Chloroflexota bacterium DNA region includes the following protein-coding sequences:
- a CDS encoding HAD family hydrolase encodes the protein MNLTILSDLDDTLLSTNTDQFFPKYFTSLGNALNDLGSNKSIQKQVSFAVKQMESNQDPGKLLSEIFAENFYAPMGTTEAAHKETILDFYTDEYPKLKPLTASRPEALKLVEWCKQQHFDFAIATNPVFPEVATRERILWAGLEPESFPYFTTYEHFHFTKPHMTYYAECLGRLGWPEGKIVMIGDDPIRDIEPMQALGFPTFQIHPEKNGYKGNEGTIADVRSWLETIKGQPYVEPQFSPEANLAIMRATPAVMDYWLRFLPEDTFHATPELIEIFWYLADLEAEAYLPQWQQIVAGSTSVIPAPDASSWAMERSYNQKDPKEAYQKFYQNRMASLEILDSLHEKGLFDQPDLAQLIAAVSRHDRMMLRKSRQAINI
- the ftsH gene encoding ATP-dependent zinc metalloprotease FtsH, which gives rise to MLFVAIIVMVFFSLNQQAMDSSEISFNRLAEDIKAGTVDTITEDDSYLTITYKNSDTVNTSTKDPNMPLIAQLLELGVTSEQLSAENITIDILLPSPMLELLSVASYILPFLILIGLFFFIFRQAQGNNNAAMSFGKSRARMFSGDHPTVTFDDVAGVDEAKEELQEVVEFLREPQKFIALGARIPKGVLLIGAPGTGKTLMAKAVSGEAGVPFFSISGSEFVEMFVGVGASRVRDLFEQAKRHSPAIVFVDEIDAVGRHRGAGLGGSHDEREQTLNQLLVEMDGFDTDTNVIIIAATNRPDILDPALLRPGRFDRQVTMDRPDIKGREEILEVHVKGKPVSPDVVLNDIARSTPGFVGADLENLVNEAAILAARRNKKVIEQPEFMEAIERVIAGPERKSRLINESEKKIIAYHEAGHAVVINALPEADTVQKVSIISRGQAGGYTIAFPEEDRVLKSRKQILSDMIGLLGGRAAEEIVFNDITSGASNDLERVTKLARTMVTRLGMSDELGPMVYGKKEELVFLGREISEQRDYSEQIATQIDTAIQKLIQEAYTEAKAILTKYRDELDQIASKLLEVETLDAKEFLAIFPTPVDKNGGIPVQL
- a CDS encoding long-chain fatty acid--CoA ligase — protein: MNYDDRPWLAHYDEGVPESIDVPEITLVDLLTQSVERFGSSTCIIHNGKEWTYDELDRESNQFAHVLLAQGLQKGERVGLFLPNTAEFVVGYYGILKAGGVVMALNPAYTPSEVQKLAEESGIRFLMLPAQSYPKLEPLRQATPIERFIVVDDASVNLVTGDISWAKVLESENPEAVTGVQIGPDDPAVFQYSGGTTGTPKCAVGLHRNLVANVHQFRQWLVNTHEGQETVLVAIPCYHVYGMVLGMHLTIRLGARMVLIANPRDMDGLLGAIETYKATVFPGVPNLYAAINHYPAVLAGKYDLSSVKACISGSATLPMKVKREFEALTHGHLVEGYGLSEAPTATHCNPILGENREGSIGLPLPGVTCRIVDLETGTKDLQIGEAGELIIRGPQVMLGYHQKPTETSQTLREGWLFTGDVARMDYSGYFYLVDRKKDVIKVGGFQVWPNEIETVIRQHPKVREVAVAGVKDEDGAEVAKAWIVLNEGQKASAEEIKVFCRAVLTQYKIPKYIEFREALPTTGVGKVLRRVLVAEE